The following are encoded together in the Scomber scombrus chromosome 7, fScoSco1.1, whole genome shotgun sequence genome:
- the LOC133983883 gene encoding DLA class II histocompatibility antigen, DR-1 beta chain-like, producing the protein MTPLSFLNMHFISFFSLLCLLLSRADARYGHGLVRCQFTSNDGHDAVYLEQIYINKVLLVQYNSTLGEYVGYTKKTKDIADGLNKSKAFLKQEEKNTNACKTSIPFVADVLLKSVEPNVKMRSVEAASSRHPAMLVCSAYGFYPKQIRVTWLRDRKEVTSDVTSTEEISNGNWLYQIQSYLEYTPISGEKITCMVEHASLMEPKFYDWDPMPESNINKIAIGTAGLVLGLAFFSAGLTCYMRNTKRGRMQVPTS; encoded by the exons ATGACTCCGCTCTCGTTTCTCAACATGCATTTTATCAGCTTCTTTTCACTACTGTGTCTGTTATTGTCAAGAGCAG ACGCTCGCTATGGTCATGGTTTGGTTCGTTGCCAGTTTACTTCAAATGATGGCCATGATGCTGTTTACCTGGAGCAGATCTACATCAACAAGGTGCTTCTAGTCCAATACAACAGCACTCTGGGAGAGTATGTCGGCTACACGAAGAAAACAAAGGATATTGCAGATGGTCTCAACAAAAGTAAAGCTTTTTTaaagcaggaagaaaagaaTACAAATGCATGCAAAACCAGCATCCCATTTGTAGCTGATGTCTTATTGAAATCAG TCGAGCCCAACGTCAAGATGAGGTCAGTTGAGGCAGCGAGCAGCAGACATCCAGCCATGCTCGTCTGCAGCGCGTACGGCTTTTATCCCAAACAAATCAGAGTGACATGGCTTAGGGACAGAAAGGAGGTGACATCTGATGTGACGTCCACTGAGGAGATATCCAATGGGAATTGGCTGTACCAGATCCAGTCTTATCTAGAGTACACACCCATATCTGGAGAGAAGATCACCTGCATGGTGGAGCATGCCAGCCTCATGGAGCCCAAGTTTTATGACTGGG ACCCCATGCCTGAGTCAAACATCAATAAGATTGCTATTGGGACAGCAGGGCTGGTGCTGGGTCTGGCCTTTTTCAGTGCTGGGCTGACTTGCTACATGAGGAACACTAAGAGAG GACGAATGCAGGTACCAACAAGTTGA
- the LOC133983856 gene encoding H-2 class II histocompatibility antigen, A-U alpha chain-like — translation MKTFSSAIAVLLLNTFYAFSEIQHEAVYLVGCFENGTTEAQFTFDAQEILYVDFKREEIVYTVPKFMVLDPREMFKNIYLYKNALKNKKVCEVLVAVEEKDEVIPDVKDPPESVLYPSEDVELGVENSLVCFVNHFFPPDIKVHWTKNGHPVSEGVSLSRYYPNNDQTFHLFSTLTFKPEEGDIYSCTVEHSALENPTTRIWEPDFSHHSLGLNIYCGVGLTVGLLGVAAGVFLIAKAQYGP, via the exons ATGAAAACTTTCAGCTCTGCTATTGCAGTCCTGTTGCTCAACACCTTCTACGCCTTTTCAGAAA TTCAACATGAAGCTGTCTATTTGGTGGGCTGCTTTGAGAATGGCACAACTGAGGCACAATTTACATTTGACGCTCAGGAGATTTTATACGTGGATTTCAAGAGAGAGGAAATTGTATACACTGTGCCCAAATTTATGGTTCTTGACCCACGTGAAATGTTTaagaatatatatttgtataaaaatgctctaaaaaacaagaaagtgtgTGAAGTATTGGTGGCAGTGGAGGAGAAAGACGAGGTGATACCAGATGTGAAAG ACCCACCTGAGAGTGTCCTCTACCCCTCTGAGGACGTTGAGCTCGGTGTTGAAAACAGTCTTGTCTGCTTTGTGAATCATTTCTTCCCACCTGACATCAAAGTCCACTGGACCAAAAATGGCCATCCTGTGTCGGAGGGGGTGTCTCTGAGTCGATATTATCCCAATAATGATCAAACCTTCCACCTGTTCTCAACCCTGACATTCAAACCAGAGGAGGGAGACATTTACAGCTGCACGGTGGAGCACTCAGCCCTGGAGAATCCTACAACAAGAATCTGGG AACCTGACTTCAGTCATCATAGTCTTGGACTAAATATTTACTGTGGAGTGGGCCTGACTGTGGGCTTGTTGGGGGTCGCAGCTGGAGTATTTTTAATTGCCAAGGCACAATATGGACCGTAA